Proteins co-encoded in one Pseudomonas fluorescens genomic window:
- a CDS encoding DUF3800 domain-containing protein yields MAAEPRVTTLPPTSEYSDVVVYVDESGDHGMQTLDPNYPVFVLAFCAFHKRYYCEQVIPALQKFKFAHMGHDLIGLHELEIRKEKGAFSGLFMSREHKNAFLEELTCIIEASNFVLISCVVDKASLREKQGTGHNPYHLALGFCLETLYEFLQEKNQQRALTHVIFERRGKREDNELELEFRRMCGGANRWGIQLPFDIVFATKQVNSTGLQLADLVARPIGMSVLRADQGNRAFDVLKRKFYCSGGRSKVGEGFENWGLKIFPSPESEKPR; encoded by the coding sequence TTGGCGGCCGAGCCGCGGGTAACTACTTTGCCCCCAACCAGTGAATACAGCGATGTCGTCGTTTATGTCGATGAGAGCGGTGATCATGGGATGCAGACACTCGATCCCAACTATCCAGTCTTCGTGCTCGCCTTTTGTGCCTTTCATAAAAGGTATTACTGCGAGCAAGTCATTCCTGCTCTACAGAAATTCAAGTTTGCCCATATGGGACACGATCTGATCGGCCTGCATGAACTCGAAATTCGTAAAGAAAAAGGAGCGTTTTCTGGCCTCTTCATGTCGAGAGAGCACAAGAATGCCTTTCTTGAGGAGCTGACCTGCATCATTGAAGCCAGCAACTTCGTTCTGATCAGTTGCGTCGTAGACAAGGCTTCCCTTCGTGAAAAACAAGGCACAGGACACAATCCTTATCACCTCGCTCTCGGCTTTTGTCTGGAAACGCTCTATGAGTTTTTGCAGGAGAAGAATCAACAACGAGCACTGACGCACGTGATTTTCGAGCGCCGAGGAAAGCGAGAAGATAACGAGCTTGAGTTGGAGTTTCGCAGGATGTGTGGTGGGGCGAATCGATGGGGTATTCAACTGCCGTTTGACATCGTTTTTGCAACCAAACAGGTGAATTCCACAGGCCTGCAGCTAGCCGACCTTGTTGCGAGGCCCATTGGCATGAGCGTTTTGAGGGCGGATCAGGGAAACCGTGCTTTTGACGTGCTCAAGCGCAAGTTCTATTGCAGCGGGGGACGGAGCAAAGTTGGAGAGGGTTTCGAGAATTGGGGTTTGAAGATTTTCCCATCCCCAGAAAGCGAAAAGCCCCGATGA
- a CDS encoding PIG-L family deacetylase, translating to MSRKQQLLKRHRRNKRIGLLIALIVLIALGVLVAWWLPLVLAVIGWIAHEAWFADHLFYSPKDDYQYSFPPFTPQPKVHLHGEQLRLDEGVMLPDDATLILAVRVKSSWLGRFFDPRVELAGGSNPDAQTFERGVNGLRFLNLSGQAQTLSQGLLRLRGRFCRVSGEPVLWALEQPDYRRQRVMVIAPHADDAELAAYGLYSQADEAWIVTLTAGEIEAEHYRQMGLNKVEASRLKGRLRAWDSLAVPRWAGVPQEHCVQLGYFCLQLAAMQAAPNQPVGSREADLNDTRIFRQLNPFALPGDADGAPTWNNLLADLRDVLSRARPDVIVLPHPTLDPHPDHICAQEAVMEALHGLDWQPTLLGYANHLHDNDRWPMGDSGQGIALPPTFDATLAMQPLCLPLPIELQRDKAMALGMMHDLQPPAPFKRRLRRLVQRVLAGRVPSVYGENEFFRKAVRRQELFWLLKQSETGATGSHRGES from the coding sequence ATGAGCCGCAAACAGCAACTGCTCAAGCGTCACCGGCGCAATAAACGCATCGGTTTGTTGATCGCATTGATCGTGTTGATCGCCCTCGGCGTGCTGGTGGCCTGGTGGTTGCCGCTGGTGCTGGCGGTGATTGGCTGGATTGCCCATGAAGCATGGTTCGCCGACCACTTGTTCTATTCGCCGAAAGACGATTACCAGTACAGCTTTCCACCATTCACACCGCAGCCAAAAGTGCATTTGCACGGCGAACAATTGCGCCTCGATGAGGGCGTGATGCTGCCGGATGACGCAACGCTGATTCTCGCCGTGCGGGTGAAAAGTAGCTGGCTGGGGCGTTTCTTCGATCCACGGGTCGAGCTGGCGGGTGGATCGAATCCGGATGCCCAGACTTTCGAACGTGGCGTCAACGGCCTGCGTTTTCTGAACCTCAGCGGTCAGGCGCAGACCCTGTCTCAGGGCTTGCTGCGTCTGCGCGGGCGTTTTTGCCGGGTGTCCGGCGAGCCGGTGCTGTGGGCGCTGGAGCAGCCGGATTACCGGCGTCAGCGGGTGATGGTGATTGCGCCGCACGCCGACGATGCCGAGCTGGCCGCTTACGGTTTGTACAGTCAGGCCGACGAGGCCTGGATCGTCACCCTGACCGCCGGCGAGATAGAAGCCGAACACTATCGGCAGATGGGCCTGAACAAGGTCGAGGCGTCGCGGCTCAAGGGTCGCTTGCGGGCCTGGGACAGCCTCGCCGTGCCGCGCTGGGCCGGCGTGCCGCAGGAACATTGCGTGCAGCTCGGTTACTTCTGTCTGCAACTGGCGGCGATGCAGGCTGCGCCGAATCAACCGGTGGGCTCGCGGGAAGCCGATCTGAACGACACGCGGATTTTTCGTCAGTTGAATCCGTTTGCCCTGCCCGGCGATGCCGACGGCGCGCCGACCTGGAACAACCTGCTGGCCGACCTGCGTGACGTTCTGTCCCGTGCGCGGCCGGATGTGATCGTGTTGCCACACCCGACACTCGATCCACATCCCGACCATATCTGCGCCCAGGAAGCCGTGATGGAAGCCTTGCACGGCCTGGACTGGCAGCCGACCCTGCTCGGCTACGCCAACCACTTGCACGACAACGATCGCTGGCCGATGGGCGACAGCGGGCAGGGCATTGCGTTGCCGCCGACGTTCGATGCAACGCTCGCAATGCAGCCGCTGTGTCTGCCACTGCCGATCGAGTTGCAGCGGGACAAGGCCATGGCACTGGGCATGATGCATGACCTGCAGCCGCCGGCGCCGTTCAAGCGTCGTCTGCGCCGACTGGTTCAGCGAGTGCTGGCCGGTCGAGTGCCTTCGGTCTACGGCGAAAACGAATTTTTCCGCAAAGCGGTCAGGCGCCAGGAGCTGTTCTGGCTGCTGAAGCAGAGTGAAACAGGCGCGACGGGATCGCACCGGGGAGAGTCATGA
- a CDS encoding glycosyltransferase → MTRSAERHVLQFCHGYDGPFLDCARQYASLFAGTGYRVTTVFLTGVADSEVAAACASDEVLFMEYSSKAIRGLKLGAIGDLRKIAASRNFSFCIAHRFKPIYIALLGTSLPVIGVHHAFGDYKRGSRKLFAHIFRKRLSLLGVSDAVRDDMRRCLPKWPAARIQTLYNRIDVSALQMSQVSAREARETLGLSADAFIVGNVGRLHPDKDQATLLHGFAAALPGLPANSQLVILGKGRLEDELKALARELGVGDRVLFLGQVPDARNYFRAFDVFALSSDHEPFGMVLLEAMAAGVPLLATACGGAKEVVEGVGILFPLGDAEHLAQGLKHLASMDEQQRRQCAEMMFDRLRERFSDRAVRDTFWHLPQVTDLAPRG, encoded by the coding sequence ATGACACGCTCGGCTGAACGCCATGTGCTGCAGTTCTGTCACGGCTATGACGGGCCGTTCCTCGACTGCGCGCGGCAGTACGCCAGCCTGTTCGCGGGCACCGGTTATCGGGTCACCACGGTCTTTCTGACCGGGGTCGCCGATAGCGAGGTGGCCGCGGCCTGCGCCTCCGATGAAGTGTTGTTCATGGAGTACAGCTCCAAGGCCATTCGTGGCCTGAAGCTGGGCGCCATCGGCGATCTGCGCAAGATCGCCGCTTCACGCAATTTCAGTTTCTGCATCGCCCATCGTTTCAAGCCGATCTACATCGCTTTGCTCGGCACTTCACTGCCGGTGATTGGCGTGCACCACGCGTTTGGCGATTACAAACGCGGTTCGCGCAAACTCTTTGCACACATTTTCCGCAAGCGTCTGAGCCTGCTCGGCGTGTCCGATGCGGTGCGCGACGACATGCGCCGTTGCCTGCCGAAATGGCCGGCGGCGCGTATCCAGACCCTCTATAACCGCATCGATGTCTCGGCGTTGCAGATGAGTCAGGTGTCCGCCCGTGAAGCTCGCGAGACCCTCGGTCTGTCGGCGGATGCATTCATTGTCGGCAACGTCGGTCGCCTGCACCCGGACAAGGATCAGGCCACGTTGCTGCACGGGTTTGCCGCGGCATTGCCTGGTCTGCCGGCCAACAGCCAACTGGTGATTCTCGGCAAGGGTCGTCTTGAGGATGAACTCAAGGCCCTGGCCCGTGAGCTGGGCGTTGGTGATCGCGTGCTGTTTCTCGGTCAGGTGCCGGACGCGCGCAATTACTTCCGCGCATTCGATGTGTTTGCCCTGAGCTCCGATCACGAACCGTTCGGCATGGTGCTGCTGGAGGCCATGGCCGCCGGCGTGCCGTTGCTGGCCACGGCATGCGGCGGGGCAAAGGAAGTAGTCGAAGGCGTGGGCATTCTGTTCCCGCTGGGCGATGCCGAACATCTGGCCCAGGGCTTGAAACATCTGGCCAGCATGGACGAGCAGCAGCGTCGCCAGTGCGCCGAAATGATGTTCGATCGCCTGCGCGAGCGTTTCTCCGACCGCGCCGTACGCGACACCTTCTGGCATTTGCCGCAAGTTACCGATCTGGCACCGAGGGGCTGA
- a CDS encoding glycosyltransferase — MSQRAKVLQLQPDYNVKSHDFADLAEQIVKALPTDRYEVTAAFLRGKPGPGEAVSRADRSVYFEFSDKSLKGMRLRAMWQLYKFCRREKFDVVICNRFKPVNMMLTLNRWLKVPLCIGISHGFGEYDRFYRRRQTQRLIDRHWRFVGVSPAVKQYLLDCDCGFTDRNTYAITNAIDIEQAEGLQHSRERARELLGIDPKVRLIGALGRLVSVKGHTYLLQAFAQLKDKYPNTQLAIIGAGRLQAPLAAEIEQLGLSGRAHLLGFKENALQYVRAFDIWTMPSLAEGLGLALLEGMSGHLPVIASNVPAMLPLIEGAGGLSITPRDVPSLVAALDAYLGLSDDELKAKGEQAYRYLQEQHDIEVFRQEYLNLIDSGLEQARKEQP, encoded by the coding sequence ATGAGTCAACGCGCAAAGGTGCTGCAGCTGCAGCCCGACTACAACGTCAAATCCCATGATTTCGCCGACCTCGCCGAGCAGATCGTCAAGGCCTTGCCGACGGATCGTTACGAGGTGACCGCTGCGTTTCTGCGCGGTAAGCCCGGTCCCGGCGAAGCCGTCAGCCGGGCCGACCGTTCGGTGTATTTCGAGTTTTCCGACAAGTCCCTCAAAGGCATGCGCCTGCGGGCGATGTGGCAGCTGTACAAATTCTGCCGGCGGGAAAAGTTCGACGTGGTGATCTGCAACCGCTTCAAACCGGTGAACATGATGCTGACGCTCAATCGCTGGTTGAAGGTGCCGTTGTGCATCGGTATTTCCCACGGTTTCGGCGAGTACGACCGCTTCTATCGCCGTCGTCAGACTCAGCGCCTGATCGACCGGCACTGGCGTTTCGTCGGCGTGTCGCCGGCGGTCAAGCAATACCTGCTGGATTGCGATTGCGGTTTCACTGACCGGAATACCTACGCCATCACCAACGCCATCGACATCGAACAGGCTGAAGGCCTGCAGCACAGTCGCGAGCGTGCACGGGAGTTGCTGGGCATCGATCCGAAGGTGCGCCTGATCGGCGCTCTGGGACGGCTGGTATCGGTCAAGGGCCATACCTACCTGTTGCAGGCGTTCGCCCAACTGAAAGACAAATACCCGAACACCCAACTGGCAATTATCGGTGCCGGACGCCTGCAAGCACCGCTGGCCGCCGAGATCGAGCAACTCGGCCTGAGCGGTCGCGCCCACCTGCTGGGGTTCAAGGAAAACGCTCTGCAATACGTGCGTGCGTTCGATATCTGGACCATGCCGTCGCTGGCCGAAGGTCTGGGCCTGGCCTTGCTGGAAGGCATGAGCGGGCATCTGCCGGTGATCGCCTCGAACGTGCCGGCCATGCTGCCGCTGATCGAAGGTGCCGGTGGCCTGTCGATCACGCCCAGGGACGTGCCGAGCCTGGTCGCGGCGCTGGATGCCTACCTCGGGCTGTCGGATGACGAGCTCAAGGCCAAGGGTGAGCAGGCTTATCGCTATTTGCAGGAACAGCACGATATCGAGGTCTTCCGCCAGGAATACCTGAACCTGATCGACTCCGGCCTGGAACAGGCCCGCAAGGAACAGCCATGA
- a CDS encoding carbamoyltransferase family protein: MALTILGLSGALSHDPSAALYIDGKLVAAAEEERFVRDKHAKNRMPYESAKFCLEQAGIKPSDVDVVAIPFAPISIFGKARWQYAKRYWYAPDRALDAILMGNRRYKRYRNKIVWCLEQLGFDPKKIKIEPVEHHLAHASSAYHCSGFKEKTAILGIDGKGEYATTFFGYGENGKIHKIKEFFDPDSLGGLYGAITEFLGFDMLDGEFKVMGMAPYGDASKYDFSRLASFENGELVINTDYANVIGLRRYKEKGKGYYFSPKLIEWLGPKREGDIADEPYIHYAASIQALFEKIALQMIDYYLGDVLKETGKLAYAGGCALNVKLNQKIIARDDVKELFVQPASGDAGTAVGAAAYVSNARGVPVEKMEHVYLGPSYSNEDVIAACARHENKPTWRKLDNMPEQIAKIMVDGNPVAWFQGRMEFGPRALGGRSIIGCPSVAGVADRINHQIKFRERWRPFCPSMLDTVAPQMIKIDHPAPFMTFTFEVAEEWKTRVPEVVHEDGTSRAQVLKREYNPRYYDMMKALEVLTGNGVSLNTSLNRRGEPMICSPTDALNMFFGSDLQYLIMEDILVVKEGANAYDTLG; the protein is encoded by the coding sequence GTGGCATTGACGATTCTTGGCCTGTCCGGCGCCCTTAGCCATGATCCTTCAGCAGCCTTGTACATCGACGGCAAGCTGGTCGCGGCGGCTGAGGAAGAGCGCTTCGTACGCGATAAACATGCAAAGAACCGCATGCCCTACGAATCGGCGAAGTTCTGCCTGGAGCAGGCTGGCATCAAGCCGTCCGACGTTGACGTGGTCGCGATTCCGTTCGCCCCGATCAGCATTTTCGGCAAGGCCCGCTGGCAGTACGCCAAGCGTTACTGGTACGCCCCGGACCGCGCACTCGACGCGATCCTGATGGGCAACCGTCGCTACAAGCGCTATCGCAACAAAATCGTCTGGTGCCTGGAGCAACTGGGCTTCGATCCGAAGAAAATCAAGATCGAACCGGTTGAACACCACCTGGCCCACGCTTCCAGCGCCTACCACTGCTCGGGTTTCAAAGAGAAAACCGCGATCCTCGGCATCGACGGCAAGGGCGAGTACGCCACGACCTTCTTCGGTTATGGCGAAAACGGCAAGATCCACAAGATCAAGGAATTCTTCGATCCGGACTCCCTCGGCGGCCTGTACGGCGCGATCACCGAGTTCCTCGGTTTCGACATGCTGGACGGTGAGTTCAAGGTCATGGGCATGGCGCCGTACGGCGATGCCAGCAAATACGATTTCTCGCGTCTGGCCTCGTTCGAGAACGGCGAGCTGGTGATCAACACCGACTACGCCAACGTGATCGGCCTGCGTCGCTACAAAGAGAAGGGCAAGGGTTACTACTTCTCGCCGAAGCTGATCGAGTGGCTGGGTCCGAAGCGCGAAGGTGACATCGCCGACGAGCCGTACATCCACTACGCCGCCAGCATTCAAGCGCTGTTCGAAAAAATCGCGCTGCAGATGATCGACTACTACCTGGGCGACGTGCTCAAGGAAACCGGCAAACTGGCCTATGCCGGTGGCTGTGCGTTGAACGTCAAGCTCAACCAGAAAATCATCGCCCGCGACGACGTCAAGGAGCTGTTCGTTCAGCCTGCCTCCGGCGATGCCGGCACCGCAGTCGGCGCCGCGGCCTATGTGTCCAACGCCCGTGGCGTGCCGGTCGAGAAGATGGAACACGTCTACCTCGGCCCGTCGTACAGCAACGAAGACGTGATCGCCGCATGTGCCCGTCACGAGAACAAGCCGACCTGGCGCAAGCTTGACAACATGCCGGAGCAGATCGCCAAAATCATGGTCGATGGCAACCCGGTGGCCTGGTTCCAGGGCCGCATGGAGTTCGGTCCGCGTGCACTGGGTGGTCGTTCGATCATCGGTTGCCCGAGCGTGGCTGGCGTGGCTGACCGCATCAACCACCAGATCAAGTTCCGCGAGCGCTGGAGGCCTTTCTGCCCGTCGATGCTCGACACCGTTGCGCCACAGATGATCAAGATCGATCACCCGGCGCCGTTCATGACCTTCACCTTCGAAGTGGCGGAAGAGTGGAAGACCCGCGTGCCGGAAGTCGTCCACGAAGACGGCACGTCCCGTGCCCAAGTGCTCAAGCGCGAATACAACCCGCGCTACTACGACATGATGAAGGCGCTGGAAGTGCTGACCGGCAACGGCGTGTCCCTGAACACCTCGCTCAACCGCCGTGGCGAACCGATGATCTGCTCGCCGACCGACGCCCTGAACATGTTCTTCGGCTCGGATCTGCAGTACCTGATCATGGAAGACATCCTGGTGGTCAAAGAAGGCGCAAACGCTTATGACACGCTCGGCTGA
- a CDS encoding glycosyltransferase, translated as MSDAQPIVTVIIASYNHGPYIEESILSVINQSYKNIELLVVDDGSKDDSVERINALQAKHGFDFRVQQNQGLTNTLNGAIARARGSLIVPFGSDDIMYPDRIATQVAYMDGKPEVGICAGNIELMDADGNLYPEKRQRRDVPFRRLDFDDMFLERKPYPPAPTLMIRREALDKVGGFDPTIRLEDLYIELKVTRAGYFIDGLNVVMARYRKHATNSYKNHRFMIENILRTYALFSDHPLYDEVRYKSLNSMFLKTANRDRKLARELLAQIPFKAWNKKTWRGLGRLLFSPLEKD; from the coding sequence CTGAGTGATGCACAACCCATCGTCACCGTGATCATCGCGTCGTATAACCACGGCCCGTACATCGAGGAAAGCATCCTCAGCGTCATCAACCAGAGCTACAAAAACATCGAGCTGCTGGTGGTCGACGACGGCTCGAAGGATGACAGCGTCGAGCGCATCAATGCCTTGCAGGCAAAGCACGGTTTTGACTTCCGTGTGCAGCAGAACCAGGGCCTGACCAATACGCTCAATGGTGCCATTGCGCGGGCCAGGGGCAGCCTGATCGTCCCGTTCGGCTCCGACGACATCATGTACCCGGACCGCATCGCCACCCAGGTCGCCTACATGGACGGTAAGCCTGAGGTCGGCATCTGCGCCGGCAACATCGAGTTGATGGACGCCGATGGCAACCTCTACCCGGAAAAGCGCCAGCGCCGGGATGTGCCGTTCCGTCGTCTGGACTTCGATGACATGTTCCTGGAGCGCAAGCCTTATCCGCCGGCGCCGACCCTGATGATCCGTCGTGAAGCACTGGACAAGGTGGGTGGATTCGATCCGACGATTCGCCTCGAAGACCTGTACATCGAGCTGAAGGTGACACGCGCCGGGTATTTCATCGATGGTTTGAACGTGGTGATGGCTCGCTACCGCAAGCACGCCACCAACTCCTACAAGAACCATCGCTTCATGATCGAAAACATCCTGCGCACCTACGCGCTGTTCAGCGATCATCCGCTGTACGACGAGGTGCGCTACAAGTCGCTCAATTCGATGTTCCTGAAAACCGCCAACCGCGACCGCAAACTGGCGCGGGAGCTGCTGGCGCAGATTCCGTTCAAGGCGTGGAACAAGAAAACCTGGCGCGGTCTGGGCCGGTTGCTGTTTTCACCACTGGAAAAGGACTGA
- a CDS encoding acyltransferase family protein, with amino-acid sequence MTATNLLIAPAAYLLAIATAALLLRAVPKIARHLQHSGESRYASIDGLRGYLAFGVFVHHSIITWIFLRTGVIDFPPSAFYSMLGQGSVALFFMITGFLFWGRLLAQGREFDWTAFGVSRVFRLYPLYLPLMLIVFITVFQLQGWELKVSTVELLKQTLAWLTFDRPDVNLYPHTGMLISNVTWTLAYEVFFYLALPLAGMVFIFRSNWRQVVLCLLGIYALYQVVGWEHSLKKHFLASFLGGIAAAYWVRRPQLVAWSKTPLAGVVALVALAIAFTAFNRAFKTQPLFLLSLFFVIVASGNTLFGALKPRSIRWLGEISYSTYLLHGFVLWLMVQRLPPALHLDGREAWVYLPLLAACTCLLILISSATFLYIEQPGMSAGRKVVQWLRQRQQGNKRIAEKAAR; translated from the coding sequence ATGACCGCAACCAATCTTCTTATTGCACCGGCCGCTTATCTGCTGGCCATCGCAACCGCCGCGCTGTTGTTGCGCGCGGTTCCGAAAATAGCCCGCCATCTGCAGCATTCCGGTGAGAGCCGTTACGCCAGCATCGATGGCTTGCGCGGTTACCTGGCGTTTGGCGTGTTTGTTCATCACTCGATCATCACCTGGATCTTTCTGCGCACGGGCGTGATCGATTTTCCACCGAGCGCGTTCTATTCGATGCTTGGCCAGGGCAGCGTCGCGCTGTTCTTCATGATCACCGGATTCCTGTTCTGGGGCCGCCTGCTGGCCCAGGGTCGCGAGTTCGACTGGACGGCTTTCGGCGTCTCTCGGGTCTTTCGCCTGTATCCGCTGTACTTGCCGCTGATGCTGATCGTGTTCATCACGGTGTTCCAGCTACAGGGCTGGGAACTGAAAGTATCCACTGTAGAGCTGCTCAAGCAGACCCTGGCCTGGCTGACCTTTGACCGGCCGGACGTCAACTTGTACCCGCACACCGGCATGCTCATCTCCAACGTCACCTGGACGCTGGCCTACGAAGTGTTCTTCTACCTGGCGCTGCCACTGGCTGGCATGGTGTTCATCTTCCGAAGCAACTGGCGCCAGGTGGTGCTGTGTCTGCTCGGTATTTATGCGCTGTATCAAGTGGTCGGCTGGGAGCACTCGCTCAAGAAGCACTTCCTGGCCAGTTTCCTCGGCGGAATCGCTGCTGCGTACTGGGTACGTCGACCGCAACTGGTAGCCTGGAGCAAGACCCCTCTGGCCGGAGTCGTCGCCCTGGTTGCGCTGGCGATTGCCTTCACCGCCTTCAACAGGGCCTTCAAGACCCAGCCACTGTTTCTGCTGTCGCTGTTCTTCGTGATCGTGGCTTCTGGCAACACTCTGTTCGGTGCCCTCAAGCCACGCAGCATCCGTTGGCTGGGAGAGATCAGTTACAGCACCTATCTGCTGCATGGTTTCGTGCTGTGGCTGATGGTCCAGCGCCTGCCGCCGGCACTGCACCTCGATGGCCGGGAGGCCTGGGTCTACCTGCCATTGCTGGCAGCGTGCACCTGCCTGCTGATCCTGATCAGCAGCGCGACATTCCTGTACATCGAACAGCCGGGAATGAGCGCAGGCAGGAAGGTCGTGCAGTGGCTTCGCCAGCGCCAGCAGGGCAACAAGCGCATCGCAGAAAAAGCCGCCCGCTGA
- a CDS encoding antimicrobial resistance protein Mig-14, whose product MLNRFQGWRERGWSPVDASTYAQAWQRFGGSVATHPMVVERLANLAGIAVRYLAWEQQGEIKAAIPTWGRDLALSKDVLKRNGKKGLFDLGNAELILPAAADARAPLRHRGRYLSALNENRFSGLKLQTEQLAMARTPEELSKKFRYNQRRELRLLEEAGGVVRPVSDFSSAELAAIYCDLFQRRWGFPATGAARMAEVIELLRELLIGSVIFLNDAPIAIQLVYRVEAPEWISVEYINGGVDPETREFSPGSVLSFLNTQSAWEHARALNKPLRFSFGRADREYKDRWCNPVPVFTV is encoded by the coding sequence ATGCTCAACCGATTTCAAGGCTGGCGCGAACGTGGCTGGTCGCCCGTTGACGCCTCAACTTATGCACAGGCCTGGCAACGTTTCGGCGGCAGCGTCGCGACTCATCCGATGGTCGTCGAGCGGCTGGCGAATCTGGCCGGCATTGCGGTGCGCTATCTGGCCTGGGAACAGCAGGGTGAGATCAAAGCGGCGATCCCGACCTGGGGCCGCGACCTGGCCTTGTCCAAGGACGTGCTCAAGCGCAACGGCAAGAAAGGCCTGTTCGACCTCGGCAACGCCGAGCTGATCCTGCCGGCCGCCGCCGATGCCCGGGCCCCGCTGCGCCATCGCGGACGCTACCTGTCGGCGCTCAACGAAAACCGCTTCAGCGGCCTCAAGTTGCAGACCGAGCAACTGGCCATGGCCCGTACCCCGGAAGAACTGTCGAAGAAGTTTCGCTATAACCAGCGCCGCGAACTGCGCCTGCTGGAAGAGGCGGGCGGGGTGGTGCGGCCGGTCAGCGACTTTTCCAGTGCCGAACTGGCAGCCATTTATTGCGACCTGTTCCAGCGCCGCTGGGGTTTCCCGGCCACTGGCGCAGCACGCATGGCCGAAGTCATCGAGCTGTTGCGCGAGCTGTTGATCGGCTCGGTGATCTTCCTCAATGACGCGCCGATCGCCATTCAACTGGTGTATCGCGTCGAAGCGCCGGAGTGGATCAGCGTCGAGTACATCAACGGCGGCGTCGATCCCGAAACCCGTGAATTCAGCCCCGGCAGCGTCCTGAGTTTCCTCAATACGCAAAGTGCCTGGGAACATGCCCGGGCACTGAACAAGCCGCTGCGCTTTTCCTTCGGTCGTGCCGACCGTGAATACAAGGATCGCTGGTGCAATCCTGTGCCGGTCTTCACCGTATGA